A part of Aegilops tauschii subsp. strangulata cultivar AL8/78 chromosome 2, Aet v6.0, whole genome shotgun sequence genomic DNA contains:
- the LOC120974912 gene encoding uncharacterized protein isoform X1, which translates to MGDGGAARGATSSAAAGGRFEGRRRGPAGERRGRGVGPPLDGALGAWSPASSAARTLKGVIRRTRSCGSASSAPARGAGRLVTRQRRRTACLVPRPSSARPEVRPHGDWRAMSAAFGRAGRAPSLRLASRGQRHGPAGERGVRDVAPPLRTQGLVPGREAAEEVSAEMRWVIPDGASEEDEVDSSDDGDRGTATPRSPSAPVVAVAATRTLKRMWRARCCASASAASARSTSKLPMSRTLEDVISKKQEIREAVELPLTHHELYCSMVL; encoded by the exons atgggcgacggcggcgcggcgcgCGGAGCGACATCGAGCGCCGCCGCTGGAGGTCGCTTcgaggggcggcggcgtgggCCGGCCGGCGAGCGCCGCGGGCGGGGCGTGGGCCCTCCTCTCGACGGCGCGCTCGGGGCTTGGTCACCGGCCAGTTCAGCTGCTCGGACGCTGAAGGGCGTGATCAGGAGGACGCGCAGCTGCGGCAGCGCCTCGTCCGCACCGGCCCGCGGCGCGGGCCGGCTCGTTACCCGCCAACGCCGTCGAACGGCGTGCCTCGTGCCGCGGCCTTCTTCCGCGCGGCCGGAGGTTCGGCCTCACGGCGATTGGCGGGCCATGTCGGCTGCATTTGGCCGCGCGGGGCGAGCGCCGTCGCTGAGGCTTGCTTCGAGGGGGCAGCGGCATGGACCGGCCGGTGAGCGCGGCGTACGGGACGTGGCCCCTCCTCTCCGTACCCAAGGCCTTGTGCCTGGTAGGGAGGCTGCCGAAGAGGTGTCCGCGGAGATGCGGTGGGTGATCCCCGACGGCGCTTCTGAAGAGGATGAGGTCGATAGCTCCGACGACGGTGACCGGGGCACTGCGACCCCACGGTCGCCCTCGGCTCCCGTGGTGGCGGTGGCGGCTACTCGGACGCTCAAGAGGATGTGGAGGGCGCGCTGCTGCGCCAGCGCTTCGGCCGCGTCGGCTCGTTCGACGTCGAAGCTCCCGATGTCCCG GACACTGGAGGATGTGATATCCAAAAAACAAGAAATCCGGGAGGCAGTTGAGCTACCATTGACACACCATGAGTTGTACTGCTCTATGGTCCTTTAG
- the LOC120974912 gene encoding probable potassium transporter 14 isoform X2, with amino-acid sequence MLILGLTRSSAYSDGATQSGFQLKVSLVELKMSLWIKEHLETSSMLKKLLLMLVLFGTSMVIADGVVTPAMSGMQRLVCSLANCSLRPVYQVSNSSGWRCYTSNVR; translated from the exons ATGCTCATACTGGGGCTGACGAGAAGTTCAGCGTATTCTGATGGAGCTACTCAATCAG GTTTTCAACTCAAGGTATCATTGGTCGAACTCAAGATGTCTTTGTGGATCAAGGAGCACCTTGAGACTTCATCTATGCTGAAGAAGCTACTTTTGATGCTTGTTCTCTTTGGTACTTCTATGGTGATAGCGGATGGTGTTGTCACACCAGCAATGTCAG GAATGCAAAGGCTAGTCTGCTCCCTAGCTAACTGCTCTCTGAGACCCGTATATCAGGTTTCCAACTCAAG CGGATGGCGTTGTTACACCAGCAATGTCAG GTAA
- the LOC109734895 gene encoding 26S proteasome regulatory subunit 6B homolog, whose protein sequence is MSAAAVAPSPPAPLPSAPPPSYPAAAPAPSAEDDDDLYGRLKSLQRHMEFVEIQEEYVKDEQKNLKRELLRAQEEVKRIQSVPLVIGQFMEMVDGNNGIVGSTTGSNYYVRILSTINRELLKPSASVALHRHSNALVDVLPPEADSSISLLASSEKPNVLYSDIGGCDIQKQEIREAVELPLTHHELYKQIGIDPPRGVLLYGPPGTGKTMLAKAVAHHTTAAFIRVVGSEFVQKYLGEGPRMVRDVFRLAKENAPAIIFIDEVDAIATARFDAQTGADREVQRILMELLNQMDGFDQTVNVKVIMATNRADTLDPALLRPGRLDRKIEFPLPDRRQKRLVFQVCTAKMNLSDEVDLEDYVSRPDKISAADITAICQEAGMHAVRKNRYVILPKDFEKGYRTNVKKPETDFDFYK, encoded by the exons atGTCGGCCGCGGCCGTCGCGCCGAGCCCACCGGCGCCGCTCCCGTCGGCGCCCCCGCCGTCCTACCCCGCGGCGGCCCCCGCCCCCTccgccgaggacgacgacgacctCTACGGCCGCCTCAAGTCCCTCCAGCGCCACATGGAGTTCGTCGAGATCCAGGAGGAGTACGTCAAGGACGAGCAGAAGAACCTCAAGCGCGAGCTGCTGCGCGCGCAGGAGGAGGTCAAGCGGATCCAGTCGGTGCCGCTCGTCATCGGCCAGTTCATGGAGATGGTCGACGGCAACAACGGCATCGTCGGCTCCACCACCGGCAGCAACTACTACGTGCGCATCCTCAGCACCATCAACCGCGAGCTGCTCAAGCCCTCCGCCTCCGTCGCCCTGCACCGCCACTCCAACGCCCTCGTCGACGTGCTGCCCCCCGAGGCCGACTCCAGCATCTCCCTCCTCGCCTCCTCCGAGAAGCCCAACGTCCTCTACTCG GATATTGGAGGATGTGATATCCAAAAACAAGAAATTCGGGAGGCAGTTGAGCTACCATTGACACACCATGAATTGTACAAGCAGATTGGTATTGATCCACCAAGAGGGGTGCTCCTCTATGGTCCTCCAGGCACTGGCAAGACCATGCTTGCTAAAGCTGTGGCACATCACACTACTGCTGCTTTTATCAGAGTGGTCGGTTCAGAGTTTGTGCAGAAGTACTTGGGTGAG GGCCCAAGGATGGTTCGAGATGTATTCCGCTTAGCTAAAGAGAATGCCCCGGCTATAATATTCATTGATGAGGTTGATGCTATAGCCACTGCTCGATTCGATGCTCAGACCGGGGCTGACCGAGAAGTTCAGCGTATTCTGATGGAGCTACTGAATCAG ATGGATGGATTTGATCAAACAGTGAATGTGAAGGTTATAATGGCAACCAATCGGGCAGATACTCTAGATCCTGCTCTGTTGCGTCCAGGAAGACTGGACAGGAAAATCGAGTTCCCCCTGCCGGACCGGAGGCAGAAGAGGCTTGTTTTCCAA GTTTGTACTGCTAAGATGAACTTGAGTGACGAGGTTGATTTGGAAGATTATGTCTCCAGACCTGATAAAATCAGTGCTGCTGAT ATCACTGCTATTTGCCAGGAAGCTGGCATGCATGCTGTCCGCAAAAATCGCTATGTTATTCTCCCCAAGGACTTCGAGAAGGGTTACCGAACCAACGTCAAGAAGCCTGAGACAGACTTCGACTTCTACAAATGA